In Lewinellaceae bacterium, a single window of DNA contains:
- a CDS encoding carboxypeptidase-like regulatory domain-containing protein yields the protein MKRWHGSLLLAVLFLCSPVSFVKAQSLAELEVTATFDHQHLPAILEKLESDYQLLFYFRQEELPEKKYSLSFEKEPLEKVLQSLLQDTPLGYLFYRDYAVVIAPAQILDEAYTANYYRILQESIVAETDTSSVQQWAVVGQAGQLSPSGKATITGQVRDGQSGEPVIGASLFFRELHTGTASDENGNFALEAPIGKHELSVQYVGYQELIQALQVFSSGRVDLKLQKMAINLDEVIVEAQAPDAKVKDVQVGVTRLDIKAIRKLPAFLGEADVIKSLLLQPGVSSIGEGATGINVRGGEVDQNLFLLDEGFVFNASHALGFFSTFQSDLIREATLYKGNIPAQYGGRLASVLEVKMRDGNFKKFQSKGGLGPVSSRISLEGPVFKEKSSFIAGLRSTYSDWALGLVNVPEVKRSSAFFYDANFRYTHRLNKKNALILSAYLSHDDFEYNRQFGFDYTTQMAQLDYKKTFSDHLFSSTSFTASQYKNIQSNLEGTDASKLENSLSYVKFREHLTFTPVKSLNMDAGFSSILYLQEPGSVSPGGGNSTAVEKTLEKEKGLESSIFLNAEWAASPALTISGGLRFALYQYLGAKTVFNYAQSLNPEQITDTTFFGPGQVIATYASAEPRFSLRYRFNRQTSLKAGYARTSQFINQVSNSDVPTPTSLWLLSSLYVEPQRSHNFSIGFFRNFSNNNWETSVETYFRLIDHLFDYRDFATLTVNEHIETELLSGEGRAYGIELSIRKKQGPINGWLSYTLSRAERHVQGINRGDWYPSNYDKPHDLSLVLNFQANRRNTFALNFNYSTGRPATPPVGRYQAGNGLNIPVYSERNQLRIPDYHRLDFAYTLGQSHDRAKRFKTSWTFSLYNVYGRRNAFSVFFTQKPFQRPVANRLAVLGSVFPAITFNFEII from the coding sequence ATGAAACGATGGCATGGTAGCCTGTTGCTTGCGGTTTTGTTTTTATGCAGCCCGGTGTCTTTTGTAAAAGCCCAATCGCTGGCCGAATTGGAAGTAACCGCCACTTTTGACCATCAGCACCTGCCCGCCATTTTAGAAAAACTGGAATCTGATTATCAACTTCTTTTTTATTTCCGGCAGGAAGAACTTCCGGAAAAAAAATATAGCCTCTCCTTTGAAAAAGAACCTTTGGAAAAAGTATTGCAAAGCCTGCTTCAGGATACTCCCCTTGGCTATTTATTTTACAGAGACTATGCCGTCGTCATCGCCCCTGCCCAAATCCTGGATGAGGCATACACTGCCAATTACTACCGCATTCTCCAGGAGTCCATTGTGGCTGAAACAGATACCTCATCCGTTCAGCAGTGGGCTGTAGTGGGGCAGGCGGGCCAATTGAGCCCTTCCGGAAAAGCCACCATCACAGGGCAGGTACGGGATGGTCAAAGCGGGGAGCCGGTCATTGGGGCGTCCTTGTTTTTCAGGGAACTCCATACCGGAACTGCCAGCGATGAAAATGGCAATTTTGCATTAGAAGCGCCCATCGGCAAACATGAATTGTCGGTTCAGTATGTCGGATATCAGGAACTCATTCAGGCCCTGCAGGTTTTCAGCAGCGGCCGGGTTGATTTGAAGCTGCAAAAAATGGCGATCAACCTGGATGAAGTGATCGTAGAAGCGCAGGCGCCGGATGCTAAGGTAAAGGACGTTCAGGTTGGCGTTACCCGCCTGGACATTAAAGCGATCAGGAAGCTTCCTGCTTTTTTAGGAGAAGCCGATGTGATAAAAAGCCTGCTGTTGCAACCCGGAGTAAGCTCGATTGGAGAGGGTGCCACCGGTATCAATGTCAGGGGAGGAGAAGTGGACCAAAACCTTTTTTTGCTGGATGAAGGGTTCGTTTTTAATGCTTCCCATGCACTGGGTTTTTTCAGCACGTTCCAGTCGGATTTGATCCGGGAAGCCACCCTTTATAAAGGAAATATTCCGGCTCAATACGGAGGGCGCCTGGCTTCTGTGCTGGAAGTCAAGATGCGCGACGGCAATTTTAAAAAATTTCAGTCAAAAGGAGGGCTGGGCCCCGTTTCAAGCCGCATCAGCCTGGAAGGCCCTGTTTTTAAGGAAAAGAGTTCTTTTATTGCGGGCCTCCGGTCTACTTACTCAGACTGGGCCCTCGGCCTGGTCAATGTTCCGGAGGTGAAGCGGAGTTCCGCTTTTTTCTATGACGCCAATTTCCGTTATACCCACCGCCTGAATAAAAAGAACGCTCTGATCCTGTCGGCTTATCTTTCCCACGATGATTTTGAATACAACCGGCAGTTCGGCTTTGATTACACTACGCAGATGGCCCAACTGGACTATAAAAAAACATTTTCGGACCACCTGTTTTCCAGTACCTCTTTTACCGCGAGCCAATACAAAAACATACAATCCAACCTGGAAGGAACGGATGCTTCCAAACTGGAAAACAGCCTCAGCTATGTCAAATTCCGGGAACATCTGACTTTCACGCCCGTCAAATCTTTGAATATGGATGCCGGCTTTTCCTCCATCCTATATCTGCAGGAACCGGGCAGCGTTAGCCCTGGCGGGGGCAACTCGACAGCCGTTGAGAAAACATTGGAAAAAGAAAAAGGCCTGGAATCGTCTATTTTCCTTAACGCAGAATGGGCCGCCAGCCCTGCTCTGACGATCTCCGGGGGATTGCGTTTTGCGCTATACCAATACCTGGGAGCTAAAACCGTTTTCAACTATGCCCAAAGCCTGAACCCGGAGCAAATAACGGATACTACTTTTTTTGGCCCCGGGCAGGTCATCGCCACTTATGCGAGCGCCGAACCGAGGTTTTCCCTTCGGTACCGTTTCAACCGGCAAACTTCCCTGAAAGCCGGCTACGCCCGCACCTCGCAGTTCATCAACCAGGTCTCCAATTCTGATGTGCCGACGCCGACCAGCCTGTGGCTGTTGAGTTCTCTCTATGTCGAACCCCAGCGTTCGCACAATTTCTCCATCGGCTTTTTCAGGAACTTCAGCAACAACAACTGGGAAACCTCGGTAGAAACCTACTTCCGGTTGATAGATCACCTGTTCGACTACCGGGATTTTGCTACCCTGACGGTAAATGAACACATCGAAACGGAGCTGCTCAGCGGAGAAGGCAGGGCTTACGGAATAGAGCTGAGCATCCGCAAAAAGCAGGGCCCAATAAATGGCTGGCTAAGTTATACCTTATCCCGGGCCGAACGGCACGTACAGGGCATCAACCGGGGAGATTGGTACCCCAGCAATTATGACAAACCGCACGATTTGTCGCTGGTGCTAAACTTTCAGGCCAATCGCAGAAATACGTTTGCCCTGAATTTCAACTACAGCACCGGCCGGCCGGCTACTCCTCCCGTTGGCCGCTATCAGGCCGGCAACGGCCTGAACATCCCCGTTTATTCCGAAAGAAATCAATTGCGCATTCCGGATTACCACCGCCTGGATTTTGCCTATACTCTCGGGCAAAGCCACGACCGGGCCAAAAGGTTTAAAACGAGCTGGACGTTCTCCCTGTACAATGTTTACGGAAGGCGCAACGCCTTCTCGGTGTTTTTTACTCAAAAGCCGTTCCAGCGCCCTGTAGCTAACCGGCTGGCGGTGCTGGGCAGTGTTTTTCCGGCCATCACTTTTAATTTTGAAATCATTTGA
- a CDS encoding redoxin domain-containing protein has protein sequence MEVDGSVDNNLLYRNLKYEAAYTEAVNEASSRLRGLAPESTDYQKAKKEINELVAGRKAHLDELFAQHPDAFFTQYKKAGQNPDVREVFKTDGTLDSALQVYFYRTEFWQDVDFNDERLLHTPVIANKLQRYIKTLTVQHPDSINAAAKFLVDQVLEYPEYYKFFVNWIALQYQPTKSTLMDSEAVFVFMVENYITQERAFWSDSLQTWAIQKRAGEMAASLVGKPAPDVRAPGPDGQYYSIYEITAPYIIVFMYNPTCDHCIEETPKLVRFYQEWKGKGVEVFAIALDTEDAEWKNFIAQNDMDWINVFDPTNRSIYGKYWVDITPELYLINPERKIIGKNLKTYQVEEVIRRDKAGK, from the coding sequence ATGGAAGTAGATGGCAGCGTGGACAACAACCTGCTGTACCGCAACCTGAAATACGAGGCAGCGTACACCGAAGCAGTAAACGAAGCCTCTTCCCGCTTGCGAGGGCTGGCACCGGAGAGCACAGATTATCAGAAAGCGAAAAAAGAAATAAACGAACTGGTTGCCGGCCGCAAAGCCCACCTCGATGAGCTTTTCGCCCAACACCCGGATGCCTTTTTCACCCAATACAAAAAAGCCGGGCAAAACCCCGACGTGCGGGAAGTGTTCAAAACGGACGGCACGCTCGATTCTGCTCTTCAGGTATACTTCTACCGCACCGAATTCTGGCAGGACGTCGACTTCAACGACGAACGCCTGCTGCACACCCCCGTTATCGCCAATAAACTGCAGCGCTACATCAAAACCCTGACCGTTCAACATCCGGACTCCATCAACGCCGCCGCAAAGTTTCTGGTGGACCAGGTTCTGGAATACCCGGAATACTACAAGTTCTTCGTCAACTGGATCGCCCTTCAGTACCAGCCGACGAAGAGCACCCTGATGGATTCGGAAGCCGTTTTCGTTTTTATGGTGGAAAACTACATCACCCAGGAGCGCGCCTTCTGGTCGGACTCCCTTCAAACCTGGGCCATCCAAAAACGAGCCGGCGAGATGGCCGCCAGCCTGGTGGGCAAGCCGGCGCCGGATGTGCGGGCACCCGGCCCGGATGGCCAATACTACTCCATCTACGAAATCACCGCGCCTTACATCATTGTCTTTATGTACAACCCTACCTGCGACCACTGCATTGAGGAAACGCCCAAACTGGTGCGTTTCTACCAGGAGTGGAAAGGCAAAGGGGTGGAAGTCTTTGCCATCGCCCTGGATACCGAAGACGCGGAATGGAAAAACTTCATCGCTCAAAATGATATGGACTGGATCAACGTTTTCGACCCTACCAACCGCTCCATCTACGGCAAATACTGGGTGGATATCACCCCCGAACTTTACCTGATCAACCCGGAGCGCAAGATCATCGGCAAGAACCTGAAGACGTATCAGGTAGAGGAGGTCATACGCCGGGATAAGGCGGGAAAGTAG